The genomic segment GCGCATTCCGCTCGGACGTCGCGGCCGGCGAAACCGGATACATTCGCACCGCCGCCCACAGCACCGCCGAGGGCGTCGTCTATCTCACGGACGCTACCGAGATCGCCGACGTCTACGGCACGATCACCAGCTGGACCGATGTGCGAGACGGCCTGCCACGCTTCCATCCCGCCGGCATGGTCCTGGGCATCGACAAGAGCCGGGTCGAAGCGGAATGGATGGCCGCCGAACAACATTCGGCGAGAAATATCGTCGAGGGCGTCAGCGACCGAGTGCTGACGACCACCGGTCGCATCGACACCTCCGCCGTGACCAGCGCGCGTTTCGTCCTCTACCGGAACATCGTGGAGAATCCGGAATTGACCATGGTCGCCGACGGATTTCCCGGCTTCGAGGGCCTCACCCAAACCCAGCTGCACGATCCCGCCGTCATGACCGAACGCCTCACCGCCCTGGCCGACGCGGTACGCCACCACTATCCGCACATCGACGTATCCGTGGGCACGAGCGAACTCCCCCGCGACGAGGCCGTGCGACTGTTCGAGGCCACCTGACCGGCCTACTCAGCCACCGATGATCTCCGCCGCGACCCACCGCGCCACCCCGACCGGAAACGGCGACGGCAACCCCAGCACGATATGCCCGAACCCAGCCGCAAACGCGGCATCGACCGCCGCCCGAGTGGCCTCGGGCCGCTCATAGGAAACCGGCAGATGGATCGACCGCACGATCGAGGACGGATCGCGCCCGATCTCACCGCAGTACCGATCCAGCATCGCACTGCGCTCGACGACATCGTCGATATCGCCCCCGGGAATGTTCCAGATATCGGCATGCTCGGCGACCACCCGCAAGGTGGCCTTCGCCCGCCCGCCGATGAGAATCGGCGGATACGGCCGCTGCACGGGTTTCGGATTACAGAACGCACCGGTGAGCCGAATGTGCTCACCCGCGAAATCGAACGGCTCGGTCTCGGTCCACAACCGCCGGATCACCGTGCACGCCTCGGCGAAACCGGCCACGGCATCGGCGGTGTCGTGAAACGGAATCCCGTTGGCCTCGTACTCCCGCCGAGCCAGCGGATGACTCGGCCGCGAACCCACCCCGATCCCGAAATCGAGCCGCCCACCGGAAACGATATCGACCGTAGCGGCGATCTTGGCCAGCACAGCCGGCGGCCGAAACCGATTGCTGGTCACCAACAATCCGAGCCGCAACCGCCGCGTCTGCGCGGCGAGCGCCGAAAGCAGCGTCCACCCTTCGAATATCGGCCCGCCCGGATCCCCCGCGATCGGCATGAGGTGGTCGAACAACCAGGCGTGCTCGATCTGCGGCACATCGTCCGCCTCGAGCCAGACCCGCTGCACATCCGCGTAGTCGACCTGCATCGGAGCGGTGGCGATGCCGAATCGCGGCGCGATCCCACCCGCCGTCACAGTGCCACTCCCACAACGTGATCCAGCATGATCATCCTCCATCCTCCGATAGCGCCGGCACGCTCACCGG from the Nocardia sp. BMG111209 genome contains:
- a CDS encoding LLM class flavin-dependent oxidoreductase, which codes for MQVDYADVQRVWLEADDVPQIEHAWLFDHLMPIAGDPGGPIFEGWTLLSALAAQTRRLRLGLLVTSNRFRPPAVLAKIAATVDIVSGGRLDFGIGVGSRPSHPLARREYEANGIPFHDTADAVAGFAEACTVIRRLWTETEPFDFAGEHIRLTGAFCNPKPVQRPYPPILIGGRAKATLRVVAEHADIWNIPGGDIDDVVERSAMLDRYCGEIGRDPSSIVRSIHLPVSYERPEATRAAVDAAFAAGFGHIVLGLPSPFPVGVARWVAAEIIGG